A window of the Parvularcula bermudensis HTCC2503 genome harbors these coding sequences:
- a CDS encoding WYL domain-containing protein yields MGIVYIRNDHNGQYSFYTHGGALSEDMKKAGGLRWGVEQRLEFIEFRLFWEGSINRGDIIETFGVSVPQASKDLSLYQERAPGNMEYDTRAKRYVAQSDFTLRYLEPDPYVYLSRLRSVTEDSGLADDSWIGIMPAADIAVTPRRDIDFSALRAVLQSVRERKSIDIEYQSMSPDRPDPLWRRVTPHAFGYDGFRWHVRAYCHLQGQFKDFLLPRILSVGEMAAPGALGTDDGLWHEHFDIQIIAHPGLTESQKLVVGKDYGFVGGKGVITVRMAMLFYALKRLGLLGYPEKEDPRRQHIVAAHPDELHNALAKASAPPSELGPLMPSVGVVAQ; encoded by the coding sequence ATGGGTATAGTTTATATACGCAATGACCACAATGGTCAATATAGTTTCTATACACATGGGGGCGCATTGAGCGAGGATATGAAGAAGGCAGGTGGCTTAAGGTGGGGCGTCGAGCAGCGATTGGAGTTCATCGAGTTCCGCCTCTTTTGGGAGGGCTCGATCAATCGGGGCGACATCATTGAGACGTTCGGGGTGTCGGTGCCGCAGGCATCGAAGGACCTGAGCCTGTATCAAGAGCGCGCGCCCGGGAACATGGAGTATGACACGCGTGCCAAACGGTATGTGGCGCAATCTGATTTTACTTTGCGATACCTTGAGCCGGACCCTTACGTGTATTTATCGAGGCTGCGATCGGTAACTGAAGACTCCGGTCTCGCAGATGACTCTTGGATTGGCATTATGCCCGCAGCGGATATTGCCGTCACACCAAGAAGGGACATCGATTTTTCCGCTCTCAGAGCGGTCCTTCAGTCTGTACGGGAAAGGAAGTCCATCGACATAGAGTATCAGTCGATGAGTCCTGATCGGCCAGACCCGCTTTGGCGTCGGGTCACTCCGCATGCGTTCGGCTATGATGGCTTCCGCTGGCACGTGCGGGCTTATTGTCATTTGCAAGGTCAGTTCAAAGACTTCCTGCTTCCCAGAATTTTATCTGTAGGAGAGATGGCTGCGCCTGGAGCTCTCGGCACGGACGACGGTCTTTGGCACGAGCACTTCGACATCCAGATCATTGCTCATCCTGGACTAACTGAAAGCCAAAAGCTTGTGGTAGGCAAAGACTACGGTTTTGTCGGCGGCAAAGGCGTCATTACCGTAAGAATGGCGATGCTGTTCTACGCATTAAAACGTCTGGGCCTTCTCGGTTATCCAGAGAAAGAAGACCCTCGAAGACAGCATATCGTTGCTGCCCATCCTGATGAATTGCACAATGCCCTCGCAAAAGCATCTGCGCCGCCCAGCGAACTAGGCCCGCTAATGCCCTCCGTTGGGGTCGTAGCGCAATGA
- a CDS encoding DUF2188 domain-containing protein, which translates to MADRYVTKHPKGWAVKAPGGERASSVHGTQREAETAAKRTVHNLGGGEVRIQGRDGRWRDSDTVAPGRDPNPPRDKKH; encoded by the coding sequence ATGGCCGACAGATACGTAACGAAACACCCGAAGGGTTGGGCGGTCAAAGCGCCTGGGGGAGAACGCGCCAGCAGCGTTCACGGCACACAGCGCGAGGCCGAGACGGCTGCAAAACGCACAGTACACAACCTTGGCGGAGGCGAAGTGAGAATCCAGGGGCGCGATGGTCGCTGGCGGGATTCGGACACCGTGGCGCCCGGACGTGATCCAAATCCGCCTCGCGACAAGAAACATTAA
- a CDS encoding SMEK domain-containing protein has translation MKHIELLNQFREEVSKLALEIESSTAMGHFDINKICEDLVCGLIRELYGFDGLRNLNAEEKQNFPGIDLADDRARVAIQVTSDRSLDKIKDTLAKCVKYKHYEKYDRIIVYILTKKQASYSSDPIDAICADRFDFSTRNDILDSRDISTKAATAEPNRLKAAYELLLAYTRGSDVGLADQDFDPPQEPEEVLSTNLVELYFPPTLFIAEIRPELLESAKGRKLKNHRKAIKDYCRKNGIGTPSDFEASSGRLITFHDLEADDCPFRHLIDEGTIEPLAPSDYYAIDEPHERIFKSLLRFVLQQKLYRHGVLWQHNEGKFIFLPHKPHQNKRTEAWVGQKASSRMVFERKFKTAKKGDVLSTRHLAFSVDFLLLDAEWFVSLTPDWFFSYGDDYRRSIYGDKPLAGLKRMEKNRSVYDQFRFLASWLESIDREDLFSDDSESSPSLSFSSPLKIKGGRSLDEQLWEPLHVPAEDVGQERLGAF, from the coding sequence TTGAAACACATTGAACTACTCAATCAGTTCCGAGAGGAGGTTTCAAAGCTCGCACTGGAGATCGAAAGCTCTACAGCGATGGGCCATTTCGATATTAACAAGATTTGTGAAGACCTTGTTTGCGGCCTCATTCGAGAACTTTATGGGTTTGACGGCCTGCGGAACCTTAATGCGGAAGAAAAACAAAACTTCCCAGGAATTGATCTTGCGGACGACAGAGCGCGTGTCGCGATTCAGGTTACGTCCGATAGGTCTTTGGATAAGATAAAGGATACGCTGGCGAAGTGCGTCAAGTATAAGCACTACGAAAAATACGACCGTATAATCGTTTACATTCTGACAAAGAAACAAGCTTCATATTCTAGCGATCCCATTGATGCCATTTGCGCAGACAGGTTCGACTTCAGTACTCGAAATGACATACTGGATTCGCGAGATATCTCTACGAAGGCTGCGACTGCCGAACCTAACAGGCTCAAAGCAGCCTACGAGTTGCTTTTGGCGTATACACGCGGCAGCGATGTCGGGTTAGCTGACCAAGATTTTGATCCCCCACAGGAGCCAGAAGAAGTACTTAGCACGAACCTGGTTGAACTGTATTTTCCGCCTACGCTCTTTATCGCCGAAATCCGCCCAGAACTTCTTGAGAGTGCCAAAGGCCGGAAGCTCAAAAACCACCGTAAGGCGATCAAGGATTATTGTAGAAAAAACGGTATCGGCACCCCGTCTGATTTTGAAGCAAGCAGCGGGAGGTTGATCACTTTTCATGATCTCGAGGCCGATGATTGTCCATTCAGGCATTTAATAGATGAGGGCACAATCGAGCCTCTCGCCCCGAGCGATTACTATGCGATCGATGAACCGCACGAACGTATTTTCAAGTCACTTTTGCGGTTTGTGCTCCAGCAAAAGCTCTATCGGCACGGCGTTCTTTGGCAGCACAATGAGGGAAAGTTCATTTTCCTTCCGCACAAGCCCCATCAGAATAAACGAACAGAAGCTTGGGTTGGCCAGAAAGCATCTTCGAGGATGGTTTTTGAGCGGAAGTTCAAGACCGCAAAGAAGGGCGATGTTCTGTCCACGCGCCATCTTGCCTTTAGTGTGGACTTCCTGCTTCTGGACGCTGAGTGGTTTGTGTCTCTGACGCCTGACTGGTTCTTCAGCTACGGTGATGATTACCGACGCTCCATATACGGAGACAAGCCTTTGGCAGGTTTGAAGCGTATGGAAAAGAACCGTTCAGTCTATGATCAATTCCGATTTCTTGCCTCATGGCTGGAGAGCATCGACAGAGAGGACCTGTTCTCAGATGACTCTGAGTCATCTCCTTCCCTCAGCTTTTCGTCCCCACTGAAGATTAAGGGAGGACGGTCTCTGGATGAACAGCTTTGGGAGCCATTGCACGTTCCTGCCGAAGATGTGGGTCAAGAGAGGCTTGGTGCGTTTTGA
- a CDS encoding argonaute/piwi family protein, whose protein sequence is MKLDFLPEPRLIFANGEHICPRRGIATYGVFDQTQDTRRSEVHVGGVGSSECMEMLGDWLERCKAGIEAPKDAKQERLKLPFCGFNKNAGFGADLKYSESLTRSIRNSDIAEIVAIASRTERVKAAVDLYLENIKFLAQNRHVDVIICVIPEKLYKVISTEGGGAEDTLEDADQSEELNFRRSLKARAMPLGKPLQLIRQVNIDKTKSAGQQDDATKAWNFCTALYYKSGPTIPWKLEQESSRGTSCAVGIAFYRSRDRQTLCTSLAQIFDELGNGLILRGTPVDIDKDDLSPRLSTQQAYDLIKAALTEYRVAMRNFPARLVIHKSSNFTAEELDGIESAARDLHIDAVDFVTILDSRLRLFRDGNYPPFRGTLARVEDNRLLLYSRGSVWYYQTYPGMYVPQPIELRVVKSEESPLLIAREILGLTKMNWNNTQFDGKYPVTLGCARKVGEIMKYLSEADVPQIRYGYYM, encoded by the coding sequence TTGAAACTCGACTTTCTACCAGAGCCACGCCTCATTTTTGCCAATGGTGAGCACATATGTCCGCGACGAGGCATTGCCACCTATGGGGTCTTTGATCAGACCCAGGATACGCGCCGTAGCGAGGTACATGTTGGAGGCGTCGGTTCCTCCGAATGCATGGAGATGCTTGGAGATTGGCTAGAGCGTTGCAAAGCGGGTATTGAGGCACCGAAAGATGCCAAACAGGAACGGCTGAAACTTCCGTTTTGTGGCTTTAACAAGAATGCGGGTTTTGGCGCCGATCTAAAGTATTCTGAAAGTCTGACACGTTCTATTAGAAATTCAGATATTGCGGAGATTGTCGCTATTGCATCTCGGACTGAACGTGTGAAAGCGGCAGTCGATCTCTATCTGGAAAACATTAAGTTCCTCGCGCAGAACCGGCACGTTGATGTGATCATCTGCGTCATTCCTGAGAAGCTATACAAAGTCATCTCGACCGAAGGAGGGGGCGCGGAGGATACACTGGAAGATGCCGACCAGAGTGAGGAGCTGAATTTTCGTCGCTCGTTGAAGGCTCGCGCGATGCCCTTGGGAAAACCCCTTCAACTCATAAGGCAAGTAAACATCGATAAGACAAAGTCGGCAGGTCAGCAGGATGATGCCACTAAGGCGTGGAACTTTTGTACGGCATTATACTACAAGTCGGGACCGACAATTCCCTGGAAGCTTGAACAGGAGTCATCTCGCGGGACTTCGTGTGCCGTTGGTATAGCATTCTATCGCAGTCGCGACAGGCAAACGCTTTGCACCAGTCTTGCGCAAATATTTGACGAACTCGGGAATGGGCTGATCCTGCGCGGCACACCCGTCGATATCGATAAAGACGATCTTTCCCCACGCCTGTCCACTCAACAGGCCTATGATCTGATCAAAGCTGCTTTGACAGAGTACCGGGTGGCGATGCGGAATTTTCCGGCGAGGTTGGTCATTCACAAGTCGTCCAACTTCACCGCCGAAGAGTTGGACGGCATCGAGTCGGCGGCTCGCGATCTACACATAGACGCGGTCGATTTTGTCACGATCCTTGACTCGCGGTTGAGGCTGTTCCGTGACGGCAATTACCCACCTTTCAGAGGTACGCTTGCACGCGTCGAGGACAATAGGCTCCTTCTCTATTCGCGAGGTTCAGTTTGGTATTATCAGACCTATCCTGGAATGTATGTGCCACAGCCAATTGAATTGAGGGTCGTCAAATCTGAAGAGTCTCCGCTGCTCATTGCCCGAGAGATTCTGGGGCTAACCAAGATGAATTGGAACAACACGCAGTTTGACGGCAAATACCCTGTTACCTTGGGCTGTGCCCGAAAGGTCGGCGAGATCATGAAATATTTGTCCGAGGCCGATGTCCCGCAAATCCGCTATGGGTACTACATGTAG
- a CDS encoding DUF2779 domain-containing protein gives MMRLTKSDFISFLQCPKSFWLLKRHPDDYPHGEFSAFLQKITREGYEVERYVREFLGTDAGRAISFQRVFETEDGLFARADAFEETADGRFILYEIKSSTSVKTDAAHNHFKDACFQKICAQRAGQQIDAVFIVHLNGEYVRDGDIDPALMLTFVDETDRVAAIEDETAAEIDQALALLAQEELDQAGCLCLYKSRTHHCDTFALFNPDIPKPSIYSLPRLSEKKRTELVNEGVFDVLDIGASFQLTPNQSVVVTAAQEGTPVVDVGAIRAFLSEWQFPLYFFDYETYASAVPMIDRTSPHKHFPVQYSLHVLREDGTLEHHEYLEREARLPDRLLAKLSGEIGPEGSIVSWHASFEKTRNREMAELLPAFADFLIDVNERTVDLEDAFKTSYVDARFDGSTSIKKVLPVLCPELSYEGMGVQDGASAMDAWEKMIRAEGEEADQIAKSLLSYCELDTLAMVEIYKFLAAL, from the coding sequence ATGATGAGACTCACTAAATCGGATTTCATTAGCTTCCTTCAATGTCCCAAATCGTTTTGGTTGCTTAAGCGTCACCCTGATGATTATCCGCATGGTGAATTCTCGGCCTTCCTCCAAAAGATCACCCGCGAAGGATATGAAGTAGAGCGCTACGTACGGGAATTCTTAGGGACTGATGCCGGTAGAGCCATCAGCTTCCAGCGTGTTTTTGAAACTGAAGATGGGCTTTTTGCGCGCGCAGACGCATTCGAGGAGACTGCGGATGGGCGGTTCATCCTCTACGAAATCAAGTCATCGACCAGTGTGAAGACGGATGCTGCTCACAACCATTTCAAAGATGCCTGCTTTCAGAAGATTTGTGCACAGAGGGCAGGCCAGCAGATCGATGCAGTGTTCATCGTTCATCTCAATGGAGAGTATGTTCGGGACGGAGATATCGATCCTGCTTTGATGCTCACATTCGTCGATGAGACTGACCGTGTGGCAGCGATTGAAGATGAAACAGCAGCAGAGATCGACCAAGCCTTGGCCTTGTTGGCTCAAGAAGAACTGGATCAGGCGGGCTGTCTATGCCTCTATAAGTCTCGCACGCATCATTGCGATACGTTCGCTTTGTTCAATCCGGATATCCCGAAGCCATCAATCTACAGTCTTCCTCGCCTTAGCGAGAAGAAGCGAACAGAGCTCGTCAACGAAGGGGTCTTCGATGTGCTCGATATTGGGGCGAGTTTTCAACTAACACCTAACCAATCCGTTGTCGTTACAGCAGCACAGGAGGGCACACCTGTTGTTGATGTAGGGGCCATCCGCGCATTCTTGTCCGAATGGCAGTTTCCTCTCTATTTTTTCGATTATGAAACGTATGCGTCAGCCGTCCCTATGATCGACCGCACAAGCCCGCATAAGCATTTTCCCGTGCAGTATTCACTGCACGTTCTTCGTGAGGACGGCACACTTGAGCATCATGAGTATCTCGAGCGGGAAGCCCGCCTACCTGACCGTCTACTGGCAAAGCTATCTGGCGAGATTGGTCCAGAGGGCAGCATCGTTTCCTGGCACGCTTCGTTCGAGAAAACGCGCAACAGAGAAATGGCAGAGCTACTTCCCGCGTTTGCCGACTTTCTCATCGATGTGAACGAACGCACCGTAGACCTCGAAGACGCTTTCAAGACATCGTATGTCGATGCCCGCTTTGACGGGTCTACTTCGATAAAAAAAGTCCTTCCCGTCCTTTGCCCAGAACTCAGCTACGAAGGTATGGGCGTTCAGGACGGCGCATCAGCTATGGATGCATGGGAGAAGATGATCCGCGCTGAGGGAGAGGAAGCCGACCAGATTGCGAAGTCGCTTCTCTCTTACTGTGAGTTGGATACGCTTGCGATGGTGGAAATCTACAAGTTTCTTGCTGCGCTCTAG